One genomic segment of Suricata suricatta isolate VVHF042 chromosome 16, meerkat_22Aug2017_6uvM2_HiC, whole genome shotgun sequence includes these proteins:
- the LOC115280074 gene encoding T-cell-interacting, activating receptor on myeloid cells protein 1-like codes for MISEFLCLLCLGLCAGQGGREPGEPLPKPSLRVWPSSVAPPRSNVTLQCRSPTKDVHFTLRKGNIPLPFAQPPASTGGLAEFLLTDLRTSQAGKYTCEVHRGGLPSPPSDAVLLLVTGDFSKPSLQAHRRGVVTAGDNVTLQCQLQDYVFRRVMFALLKAGEVAPIQLRTPVGKETDFSLGTVTAGDSGNYSCVYFLYQAPFWASKPSDPLEVRVRGEVSQGFSEI; via the exons ATGATCTCTGAGTTCCTTTGCCTCCTCTGCCTTG GGCTGTGCGCTGGCCAAGGAGGCAGGGAGCCTGGCG AGCCCCTTCCCAAGCCCTCCCTCAGGGTCTGGCCCAGCTCGGTGGCGCCTCCCAGGAGCAATGTAACACTGCAGTGTCGGAGCCCCACCAAGGATGTCCACTTCACTCTCAGGAAGGGAAATATTCCTTTGCCTTTTGCACAACCACCGGCTTCCACAGGGGGCCTGGCTGAATTTCTCCTCACTGACCTAAGAACCAGCCAGGCTGGAAAGTACACCTGTGAGGTCCACAGAGGAGGGCTCCCCTCGCCGCCCAGTGACGCTGTCCTGCTCCTGGTGACAG GAGATTTCTCTAAACCTTCCCTGCAAGCCCACCGAAGGGGTGTGGTGACGGCAGGAGACAATGTGACCCTGCAGTGCCAGTTGCAGGACTATGTTTTCAGGCGGGTAATGTTCGCTCTGCTGAAGGCGGGGGAGGTGGCGCCCATCCAGCTCCGAACTCCAGTCGGGAAGGAGACGGACTTCTCGCTGGGGACGGTGACAGCTGGGGACTCCGGGAACTACAGCTGTGTGTACTTCCTGTACCAGGCTCCTTTCTGGGCCTCAAAGCCCAGCGATCCTCTTGAGGTCCGGGTCAGAGGTGAGGTTTCCCAGGGTTTTTCggaaatttga